The Clostridium bornimense genome includes a region encoding these proteins:
- a CDS encoding aldo/keto reductase, translated as MNEKYRILSNDIKMPSIGFGTYKSGNDEDTAKIVKYALEVGYRQIDTASFYGNEVGVGKGIKESGIKREEIFLVTKLWNDDHGYENTIKAFNKSLEKLQVNYIDLYLIHWPNKLNAETWRAFEYLYKIGKVKAIGVCNFKIGHLEELKATAEIMPMVNQVEIHPLSSKDTLLDYCNKNNIQLVAWSPIMRGKVFSNESIIALAEKYKKTIAEIILRWHIQRGVIPIPKSSNEERIKENIDIFDFEISREDMNIIDSLNEGDNVSVSGVPENTNYLDF; from the coding sequence ATGAATGAAAAATATAGAATACTAAGTAATGATATAAAGATGCCATCTATAGGATTTGGTACATATAAATCTGGAAATGATGAAGATACTGCAAAGATAGTAAAATATGCATTAGAAGTGGGATATAGACAAATAGATACAGCATCTTTTTATGGCAATGAAGTTGGAGTAGGTAAAGGAATAAAAGAGAGTGGAATAAAAAGAGAAGAAATATTTCTTGTAACAAAGCTTTGGAATGATGATCATGGTTATGAAAATACTATTAAAGCTTTTAATAAATCTCTTGAGAAGTTGCAAGTTAACTATATAGATTTATATCTTATTCATTGGCCTAATAAACTAAATGCTGAAACATGGAGAGCTTTTGAATACTTATACAAGATAGGAAAAGTAAAAGCTATTGGAGTTTGTAATTTTAAAATAGGTCATCTAGAAGAATTAAAAGCAACAGCAGAAATTATGCCGATGGTAAATCAAGTAGAAATACATCCTTTAAGTTCAAAAGATACTCTGTTAGATTATTGTAATAAAAATAATATTCAATTAGTAGCTTGGAGTCCTATAATGAGGGGAAAAGTATTTTCTAATGAGTCAATAATAGCTTTGGCAGAAAAGTATAAAAAGACAATAGCAGAAATAATATTAAGATGGCATATACAAAGAGGAGTTATCCCTATACCAAAATCATCAAATGAAGAAAGAATAAAAGAGAATATTGATATTTTTGATTTTGAAATTTCAAGGGAAGATATGAATATTATTGATTCATTGAATGAAGGGGATAATGTATCTGTATCAGGGGTTCCGGAGAATACAAATTATCTTGATTTTTAA
- a CDS encoding AAA family ATPase: MEFLINKLKNEDIYNKVYIIGIDGLGGAGKTTLVNSLKLQLQNENYSSYVLHIDDFIHRKRIRYDSSREEWYCYYNLQWRYDYLVKEILSPIKNGEIVDKQIEIYNRENDEYFTQRVNLVHGSVLILEGIFLQRKELKDYFDFVIYLDVPREVRLNRVLDRDNYIGGSEDIKCKYEKRYFPAEEKYMLEYFPIENADFVLKNS, encoded by the coding sequence ATGGAATTCTTGATAAATAAATTGAAAAATGAAGATATTTATAATAAAGTATATATTATTGGAATTGATGGCTTAGGAGGAGCAGGTAAAACTACACTTGTTAATTCATTAAAATTACAATTGCAGAATGAAAACTATTCTTCTTATGTGTTACATATTGATGATTTTATTCACCGAAAACGTATTAGATATGATTCGTCTAGAGAAGAATGGTATTGCTATTATAATTTACAGTGGAGATATGATTATTTGGTGAAAGAAATTTTGTCTCCTATAAAAAATGGTGAAATAGTTGATAAACAAATAGAAATATATAACAGGGAAAATGATGAATATTTTACCCAAAGAGTCAATTTAGTTCATGGATCTGTATTAATATTAGAAGGAATATTTTTGCAAAGAAAAGAACTAAAAGACTATTTTGATTTTGTAATTTATCTTGATGTACCACGGGAAGTGAGATTAAATAGAGTTTTAGATAGAGATAATTATATCGGTGGATCGGAAGATATAAAATGTAAATACGAAAAACGATACTTCCCAGCAGAAGAAAAATATATGTTAGAATATTTCCCCATTGAAAATGCCGATTTTGTATTAAAGAATAGTTAA
- a CDS encoding DUF4179 domain-containing protein, producing the protein MNDNLKKDLLEIKKDFNAPENIHNSVNETLLSLSYKKNSNHHNIISIKTLIAVAIITTLTISTVFAEDLAQGIMSFFKGKPSTTLGIKDSIQSVNSVVNITDTQNEGSLTLNDFSIDDNFLVCSYSLSLTSSDLKNDDTIEKFGFTPIIYYNVDGKDIYYQCDSEETDYYFESDNTIKFMQRIGLTSYNISDKGNINISLELPNYDCSNTWSLKTKYNKTSASSLTKTIDINKNITLKNNALNIKENTTEDFTKNFTIEKVSFSPLGNIITIKNTDSNNKEKIGSCSFLLIDNKGNYLNIVNEYETSNESYITYEFLSKNTDISSIKIVPINEIYHAPATLTKLYDLDNMPPSIKLGDSSTLQIDNITTKNNEISIKFHFDDYSGTTLNQLPCFFYDENNNPIEAGGYLRNIIDRNTNSFTCTYGFYTQEDFDKVSKIRFDINNRYKVNFDNAVTVDLK; encoded by the coding sequence ATGAATGATAATTTGAAAAAAGATTTATTAGAAATAAAAAAAGATTTTAATGCTCCAGAAAACATCCATAATTCTGTGAATGAAACACTATTATCTCTATCATATAAAAAGAATAGTAATCATCATAATATTATTTCTATAAAGACATTGATTGCTGTTGCTATTATAACAACCTTAACAATAAGCACTGTTTTCGCTGAAGACTTAGCTCAAGGTATTATGTCTTTCTTCAAAGGAAAGCCATCAACTACCCTTGGAATTAAAGATTCAATACAATCTGTTAATTCTGTTGTAAATATAACTGATACACAAAATGAAGGTTCTTTAACTTTGAATGACTTTTCTATAGATGATAATTTTCTAGTTTGTTCATATAGTTTATCTTTAACCTCTTCAGATTTAAAAAATGATGATACTATCGAAAAATTTGGATTTACTCCTATTATTTATTATAACGTTGATGGTAAAGATATATATTATCAATGTGATTCTGAAGAAACAGATTACTATTTTGAATCTGATAATACAATAAAGTTTATGCAAAGAATAGGATTAACTTCTTATAATATTAGTGATAAAGGAAATATTAATATATCTCTTGAATTACCAAATTATGATTGTTCCAATACTTGGAGTTTAAAAACTAAATATAATAAGACTAGCGCTTCTTCTTTAACTAAAACTATAGATATTAACAAAAATATTACATTAAAAAATAATGCTCTTAATATTAAAGAAAATACAACTGAAGATTTTACTAAGAACTTCACAATAGAAAAAGTAAGTTTTTCTCCACTTGGTAATATAATTACTATTAAAAATACTGACTCTAATAACAAAGAAAAAATCGGTTCTTGTAGCTTCTTACTAATAGACAATAAGGGAAATTACTTAAATATCGTTAATGAATATGAAACTAGCAATGAATCTTATATTACCTATGAATTTTTATCTAAAAATACTGATATATCCTCAATAAAAATTGTACCAATAAATGAAATATATCATGCTCCAGCAACTTTAACTAAACTATATGATTTAGATAATATGCCACCATCAATAAAATTAGGGGACTCTAGTACATTACAAATTGATAATATAACAACAAAAAATAATGAAATCTCAATAAAATTCCACTTTGATGATTATTCAGGTACTACTTTAAATCAATTACCATGTTTCTTCTATGATGAAAATAATAATCCTATTGAAGCAGGTGGGTATTTAAGAAATATTATTGATAGAAATACTAATAGCTTTACTTGTACTTATGGTTTCTACACTCAAGAAGATTTTGATAAGGTATCCAAAATTAGATTTGATATTAATAACAGATACAAAGTTAATTTTGATAATGCAGTGACTGTAGATTTAAAATAA
- a CDS encoding RNA polymerase sigma factor: MEYTITKNITSTIDMVNLAKNGDKDAFVTLIQSNTNSMYRVAMSILHNESDTEDAIQNTISIVFEKLNKLKKNEFFRTWMIRILINQCKNISKRNNKTTSLENIKEESIPPIGCTNIDLYNAINKLPTNLRLVITLFYFEDMTNKDIAKAIGIPEATVRTRLFRARKKLSDEMKGVY, encoded by the coding sequence ATGGAATATACTATAACTAAAAACATCACTTCTACTATAGATATGGTAAACTTAGCCAAAAATGGTGATAAAGATGCTTTTGTAACATTAATTCAAAGTAACACAAATTCTATGTACCGCGTTGCCATGAGCATATTACATAATGAATCTGATACAGAAGATGCTATACAAAATACAATATCTATAGTATTTGAAAAACTAAATAAATTAAAGAAAAATGAATTTTTTAGAACATGGATGATACGAATCCTGATAAATCAATGCAAAAATATAAGTAAAAGAAATAACAAAACTACCTCATTAGAAAATATCAAAGAAGAATCAATTCCACCAATTGGCTGCACAAATATTGATTTATACAATGCAATCAATAAATTACCTACTAATCTTAGGCTAGTTATAACTTTATTCTATTTTGAAGATATGACTAATAAAGATATTGCTAAAGCCATTGGTATACCAGAAGCAACCGTTAGAACTAGATTATTTAGAGCTAGAAAAAAATTATCCGATGAAATGAAAGGAGTCTATTAA
- a CDS encoding phosphatidylinositol-specific phospholipase C, with product MKKVISIMVITFMVLFNFQVNVNAANENVKFRTNDWMKDVDGNKYLSQLSIPGTHDSGALYEPVYGTAKCQELSIDEQLKAGTRYLDIRCRIIDDAFTIHHGFVYQHLNFDDVINSCSEFLRNNPSETIIMSIKEEYKAENSTKSFEEIFDSYINKNRELWYLNDSIPTLDEVRGKIVLVRRFVSNNKKGIDASSWKDNTTFDINNSSNLAIQDCYKVGDTSEKWEEMTSLYEKASTRDDNCLYINYGSGYKSILGIPNIRKVKSYINPKIVKYFDENSKGRFGITVVDFADKDINSSIIKTNF from the coding sequence GTGAAAAAAGTTATATCAATAATGGTAATTACTTTTATGGTTCTTTTTAATTTTCAAGTTAATGTTAATGCTGCTAATGAAAATGTCAAATTTAGGACAAATGATTGGATGAAAGATGTTGATGGAAATAAGTATTTATCACAATTATCAATTCCAGGGACACATGATAGTGGAGCGTTATATGAACCGGTATATGGAACTGCTAAGTGCCAAGAACTTTCTATTGACGAGCAATTGAAGGCTGGTACTAGATATTTAGATATTAGATGTAGAATAATTGATGATGCTTTTACTATACATCATGGATTTGTTTATCAGCATTTGAATTTTGATGATGTTATTAATAGTTGTAGTGAGTTTTTAAGAAATAACCCTAGTGAAACAATTATTATGAGTATTAAAGAAGAATATAAAGCCGAGAATAGTACAAAATCATTTGAAGAAATTTTTGATTCTTATATTAATAAAAATAGAGAATTATGGTATCTAAATGATAGTATTCCTACATTAGATGAAGTAAGAGGTAAAATAGTATTAGTTAGGAGATTTGTTTCTAATAATAAAAAAGGTATAGATGCATCTTCTTGGAAAGATAATACTACTTTTGATATAAATAATTCTTCAAATTTAGCTATACAAGATTGCTACAAAGTAGGAGATACTAGTGAAAAGTGGGAAGAGATGACTAGTTTATATGAAAAAGCTAGTACTAGAGATGATAACTGCTTATATATTAATTATGGTAGTGGGTATAAATCTATATTAGGGATTCCTAATATACGAAAAGTAAAAAGCTATATTAATCCAAAGATCGTTAAATACTTTGATGAAAATTCTAAAGGAAGATTTGGTATAACAGTTGTAGATTTTGCTGATAAAGACATAAATAGCTCAATAATAAAAACAAACTTTTAA
- a CDS encoding DUF4153 domain-containing protein, with protein MIKSLYVIKNENLPLVLLENNKLKYFEGENIKDVEKCLSEKMEFAELKVRGQRYVTYYGEKYKVVNLEVISLKNFKDKSELVSINSLTDKELDYKDLNLIKIFYPYQYRKEKTKDIALTSKEKESAFSNIIMAAIISIITSFFVMGKENFNYIGISAIVLVVLISSFALISIGKIEKINYCSIYFMIVAILLGATYGIYTNSLFRIINMFFIPVTIAVSIYMISYPDIKLGSLDFFTYIIHKITLGFLDNSYLDIIGKVFKEKIKFKNKDSKYQGIIKGLIYSIPILIVLTILLSCADEMFGNLFADFVEYIFSVGIKGVLVKLIIFIITFIYIHYIFASLKVRIDKCSKKKVKMLDSQMVNTILVLINILYLIFTYIQVKYLFIMRYSNFTAEGYSSYARSGFFQLVIVVVLNVAIILFFNKKSENSKLKLALCTLMTIISINMSVTSIYKMGLYINEFGITRLRFITTAFMIFIIITLVMIIFSLWREIDIFKYSMIIGSAIYLSLNFSNVDKIIATVNIESKGNKVDMEYITTLSLDSYDVIIEAYNEGKIHYSQLKSYKAQKKNTSKWYEYNYYNNKSN; from the coding sequence ATGATTAAGAGTTTATACGTCATAAAGAATGAAAATTTACCATTGGTTTTATTAGAAAATAATAAGTTAAAGTATTTTGAAGGAGAAAATATAAAAGATGTAGAAAAGTGCTTAAGTGAAAAAATGGAGTTTGCAGAATTAAAGGTAAGAGGACAACGATATGTAACTTATTATGGGGAAAAATATAAAGTAGTTAACTTAGAAGTTATTTCTCTAAAAAACTTTAAGGATAAAAGTGAATTAGTATCTATTAATTCATTAACTGATAAAGAATTAGATTATAAAGATTTGAATCTAATAAAGATATTTTATCCATATCAATATAGAAAGGAGAAAACTAAGGATATAGCGTTAACCTCAAAGGAGAAGGAATCAGCTTTTAGCAATATTATAATGGCAGCAATTATATCAATTATAACTAGTTTTTTTGTAATGGGGAAAGAAAATTTTAACTATATTGGTATATCGGCAATTGTATTAGTAGTATTAATTTCAAGTTTTGCTCTTATTTCTATAGGAAAGATAGAGAAGATAAATTATTGTTCTATTTATTTTATGATAGTAGCGATACTGCTCGGTGCAACTTATGGTATCTATACTAATAGTTTGTTTAGAATTATAAACATGTTTTTTATACCAGTAACGATTGCAGTATCTATTTACATGATTAGTTATCCTGATATAAAACTTGGTAGCCTTGATTTCTTTACTTATATAATTCATAAGATTACATTGGGATTTTTAGATAATTCTTATTTAGATATAATAGGAAAGGTTTTTAAAGAGAAAATCAAATTTAAGAATAAGGATTCAAAATATCAGGGTATTATTAAAGGGCTTATTTATTCTATACCAATATTAATAGTTTTAACAATATTATTATCTTGCGCAGATGAGATGTTTGGAAATTTATTTGCTGATTTTGTAGAATATATCTTTTCAGTAGGCATAAAAGGGGTATTAGTAAAATTAATAATCTTTATAATAACTTTTATATATATTCATTATATTTTTGCTAGTTTGAAAGTTAGGATAGATAAATGTTCAAAGAAAAAAGTGAAGATGTTAGATAGTCAAATGGTCAATACTATACTAGTTTTAATAAATATTCTGTATTTGATCTTTACTTATATACAAGTAAAATACTTGTTTATAATGAGATATAGTAATTTTACAGCTGAAGGTTATTCAAGTTATGCAAGAAGTGGATTTTTTCAATTGGTCATAGTTGTTGTTCTCAATGTGGCAATAATATTATTTTTTAATAAAAAATCAGAAAATAGTAAACTTAAATTAGCATTATGTACTTTGATGACAATTATAAGTATAAATATGTCAGTAACATCAATATATAAAATGGGTCTATATATAAATGAATTTGGCATTACAAGATTAAGATTTATTACTACTGCTTTTATGATCTTTATTATAATTACTTTAGTAATGATAATATTTTCTTTATGGAGAGAAATTGATATATTTAAGTACTCTATGATAATAGGAAGCGCAATTTACTTATCGTTGAATTTTAGTAATGTTGATAAAATAATAGCAACGGTTAATATAGAATCAAAAGGGAATAAGGTAGATATGGAGTATATTACAACATTATCATTAGATAGCTATGATGTTATCATAGAGGCATATAATGAAGGAAAAATACATTACTCTCAATTAAAATCATACAAGGCTCAGAAAAAAAATACATCAAAATGGTATGAATATAATTATTACAATAATAAATCAAATTAA
- a CDS encoding DUF2975 domain-containing protein, with the protein MRYYGKKSLASLLDFILTIVLVGGIILTAITYYQTITNNDIINITVIRAFLLLTIGIISIFIVVLELKKVIKTLVLENPFTLGNVKSLKRIAGSCFTVAGCYFVNFLVNIGKDRFKMIYVDGKGIHTDYELFVFLLAGCFIGILSKVFEQAVKYKEDNDLTI; encoded by the coding sequence ATGAGATACTATGGTAAAAAATCTTTAGCTAGTTTATTAGATTTTATTCTTACAATTGTATTAGTTGGAGGAATTATTTTAACAGCTATTACTTATTATCAAACTATTACTAATAATGATATTATAAATATCACAGTGATCAGAGCGTTTCTTTTATTAACTATAGGTATAATTTCAATTTTTATAGTTGTTCTTGAGTTAAAAAAGGTAATTAAAACATTGGTTTTAGAAAATCCATTTACATTGGGTAACGTAAAATCCTTAAAAAGAATAGCTGGAAGCTGTTTTACTGTAGCTGGATGTTACTTTGTAAATTTTCTTGTGAATATAGGTAAAGATAGGTTTAAAATGATTTATGTAGATGGAAAAGGAATTCATACAGATTATGAATTATTTGTGTTTCTTTTAGCGGGATGTTTTATAGGAATACTTTCAAAAGTATTTGAACAAGCGGTAAAATATAAAGAAGATAATGACTTAACAATATAG
- a CDS encoding helix-turn-helix domain-containing protein, with amino-acid sequence MAIIINLDVMMAKRKISLQDLAQKVGITNANLSILKNNKAKAIRFSTLEAICRELQCQPGDIIEYIED; translated from the coding sequence ATGGCAATAATAATAAATTTAGATGTAATGATGGCAAAAAGAAAAATATCCTTGCAAGATTTAGCACAAAAAGTTGGTATAACTAATGCTAATTTATCTATACTTAAAAATAATAAAGCAAAAGCTATAAGATTTTCTACATTAGAAGCTATATGTAGAGAACTTCAATGTCAGCCAGGAGATATAATAGAATATATTGAAGATTAA
- a CDS encoding polysaccharide deacetylase family protein has translation MTYILLAIILLSYSGIPTIYYRIKFFCKSKLYNNSKILCLTFDDGPHEVYTDKLLDLLLQYNIKATFFVAAKFAQNHPKLIERMKNEGHTIAFHSLEHKNPLIKSPFYTEKDFNCSINIMNNLNSPLIYFRPPWGCVNLTTIKNIKKYNLNLIFWNVMVGDWRTTISSNKIAKKLLKRTKVNHLICLHDGRGRNKAPLRTIRALEKTIPLWIEEGYTFVKIDDLIKTTITSN, from the coding sequence ATGACATATATATTGCTAGCTATTATACTTCTATCTTACAGTGGAATTCCAACTATATATTATCGTATAAAATTCTTTTGTAAATCTAAGCTTTATAATAATTCAAAAATATTATGTCTTACCTTTGATGATGGACCTCATGAAGTTTATACTGACAAGTTACTAGATCTGCTCCTACAATATAATATTAAAGCTACATTCTTTGTAGCGGCAAAATTTGCACAAAATCATCCAAAATTAATAGAAAGAATGAAAAATGAAGGTCATACCATAGCATTTCATTCTTTAGAACATAAAAACCCATTAATAAAAAGTCCTTTTTATACTGAAAAAGATTTTAATTGTTCTATAAACATAATGAATAATCTTAATTCACCTCTAATCTACTTCCGCCCTCCGTGGGGCTGTGTAAATCTTACTACTATAAAAAATATAAAAAAATACAATCTTAATTTGATATTCTGGAATGTAATGGTTGGCGATTGGCGAACTACAATTTCTTCAAATAAAATAGCTAAAAAACTTTTAAAAAGAACTAAAGTAAACCATCTTATCTGTTTACACGATGGTCGTGGGAGAAATAAAGCTCCTTTAAGAACTATTAGAGCGTTAGAAAAAACTATCCCTCTTTGGATTGAAGAAGGATATACCTTTGTAAAAATAGATGACTTAATTAAGACTACTATCACAAGTAACTAA
- a CDS encoding DUF6323 family protein has product MKKNLSIFNNSLIEKEIENEILSCNEVTSEYGLKLTKEDVKELIKTRNIALKKTGRIEFNGEIIDKIILKFCKSPFISQYNYNDTINELVEIFYNYKNEMLDYLSDDELIEIMNEFFDGYCQGSLELLEGKILYRISDNIRNGVRDYKNIDGEKE; this is encoded by the coding sequence ATGAAGAAAAATCTTTCAATATTTAATAACAGTTTAATTGAAAAGGAAATAGAAAATGAGATATTGTCATGTAATGAAGTTACTAGCGAATATGGATTAAAGCTTACTAAAGAAGATGTTAAGGAATTAATTAAAACTAGAAACATAGCTCTTAAGAAAACAGGAAGGATAGAGTTTAATGGTGAGATTATAGATAAAATAATTTTGAAATTTTGCAAGTCACCATTTATTTCTCAATATAACTACAATGACACAATAAATGAGCTAGTTGAAATTTTTTATAACTACAAAAATGAGATGCTAGATTATTTAAGTGATGATGAACTAATAGAAATAATGAATGAGTTTTTTGATGGTTATTGTCAAGGTTCATTAGAACTTTTAGAGGGGAAAATACTATATAGGATTTCTGACAATATAAGAAATGGGGTTAGAGATTATAAAAATATTGATGGTGAAAAGGAGTAA
- a CDS encoding DUF6179 domain-containing protein → MHNSESIEKYNPIIIKKLSKDEFFKDFLEKSYENNLVDHELLQRINYERMKLLREQLTYYTNNESSSVMVEVAEEIMKSIDFTIGFYLKSFDDIGLIIEKLQHDCLEDIFKEGKKFIDIEVIKCKSLFDKVKNNKLNITNYSYDDTIDYGLDVFFKKYDSRFAAHIAPCSVDYQLSIDFMDYIGVEYIKNYLTALYVENTFCSYFDINLIKTLLRSYDDQWESLLLNIFEIVLTNAIALSIVGKDIKGLNVTDMDKEIIISRLQGLSISEIIDIFIFEGNNCCDLLKIEDKNIRLYIKETSIKIGKEVTSKLRNKSLDKIIISFKDIKENIKYIDGKKVSNSIFKAITEEIRDCKNINDKITLIKENFKSIYDLIDMLEAECLFYDEYKMYFETLSDIEIALFMKNAYEDSDKVWIKELKEFLHSLDIEKVMEIERIKDKIQLY, encoded by the coding sequence GTGCATAACAGTGAAAGTATAGAGAAATATAATCCTATCATTATAAAAAAATTAAGTAAAGATGAATTTTTTAAAGACTTTTTGGAAAAATCTTATGAAAATAATTTAGTAGATCATGAATTATTGCAACGTATTAATTATGAAAGAATGAAATTATTAAGGGAGCAATTAACTTATTACACAAATAACGAAAGTAGTTCTGTTATGGTAGAAGTAGCTGAGGAAATAATGAAATCAATAGATTTCACCATTGGATTTTATTTAAAGAGTTTCGATGATATAGGACTTATTATAGAAAAATTGCAGCATGATTGCTTAGAGGATATTTTTAAGGAGGGAAAAAAATTCATTGATATTGAAGTAATAAAGTGCAAAAGTCTATTTGATAAGGTTAAAAATAATAAACTGAATATTACAAACTATTCTTATGATGATACAATTGATTATGGTCTTGACGTATTTTTCAAGAAGTATGATAGCCGTTTTGCTGCACATATTGCTCCATGTTCTGTGGATTATCAACTTTCTATTGATTTCATGGATTATATTGGTGTTGAATATATTAAAAATTATCTTACAGCACTATATGTAGAAAATACATTTTGTAGCTATTTTGATATAAATCTAATAAAAACACTTCTTAGAAGTTATGATGATCAGTGGGAAAGTTTGCTTTTGAATATTTTTGAGATAGTATTAACTAATGCAATAGCATTATCCATTGTGGGTAAGGATATAAAAGGACTGAATGTTACTGATATGGATAAAGAAATAATTATATCTAGGCTTCAGGGGTTATCCATAAGTGAGATAATAGATATTTTTATTTTTGAAGGAAATAACTGTTGTGATTTGTTGAAAATAGAAGATAAAAATATACGTTTATATATTAAAGAAACTTCTATAAAAATAGGGAAAGAAGTTACTTCAAAATTGAGAAATAAGTCATTAGATAAAATAATTATATCTTTTAAAGATATAAAAGAAAATATAAAGTATATTGATGGTAAAAAGGTTAGTAATTCTATTTTTAAAGCTATAACAGAAGAAATAAGAGATTGCAAAAATATTAATGATAAAATTACATTGATAAAGGAAAACTTTAAAAGCATCTATGACTTAATAGACATGTTGGAAGCAGAATGCTTATTTTATGATGAGTATAAGATGTATTTTGAAACCTTATCAGATATTGAAATTGCTCTTTTTATGAAAAATGCTTATGAAGACAGTGATAAAGTTTGGATCAAAGAGTTGAAGGAATTTCTGCATTCTTTAGATATAGAAAAAGTAATGGAGATTGAAAGAATTAAAGATAAAATACAGTTATATTAG
- the mntA gene encoding type VII toxin-antitoxin system MntA family adenylyltransferase antitoxin, whose amino-acid sequence MNLVEDDDLYNKEEIIKLLKSEEIIEKFKSENINSVVVFGSVLTEEFEDYSDVDIAILSENKISLNNIMELEESLSSILKREIDIIDLNNENLSLRFKVSVYDSGIVIYNDKLDLYSKDYNKTDIIYKNNEEFRYFRERDVIYDE is encoded by the coding sequence ATGAATTTAGTTGAGGATGATGATTTATATAATAAAGAAGAGATAATAAAATTACTTAAGTCAGAAGAGATAATAGAAAAGTTTAAAAGTGAAAATATAAATTCTGTTGTAGTATTTGGAAGTGTTCTAACAGAAGAGTTTGAAGATTATTCAGATGTTGATATTGCAATATTAAGTGAAAATAAGATTTCATTGAATAATATAATGGAATTGGAAGAGTCATTAAGTAGTATATTAAAAAGGGAAATAGATATTATTGATTTAAATAATGAAAATTTAAGTTTAAGGTTTAAAGTTTCTGTGTATGATAGTGGAATTGTAATATATAATGATAAATTAGATTTATATAGTAAGGATTATAATAAAACGGATATAATATATAAAAATAATGAGGAATTTAGATATTTTAGAGAAAGAGATGTGATTTATGATGAATAA
- a CDS encoding HepT-like ribonuclease domain-containing protein, with protein MMNKERLFEIINNLKETLSLLDKALEKLEIVEDEDIKELIKSSVKQSFLEYFILVESFTSLCLKELKLYKISDDMNKSLNKLYESKILTEDLYLFLNQYRRYRNRIAHVYKQPSIEEIIEFVKQNRNNINEVLNIMINMYKG; from the coding sequence ATGATGAATAAGGAAAGATTATTTGAAATAATAAATAATTTAAAAGAAACATTATCTCTTTTAGATAAAGCCCTAGAAAAGCTTGAAATTGTTGAAGATGAAGATATAAAAGAACTTATTAAATCTTCAGTAAAGCAAAGTTTTTTAGAATATTTTATTTTAGTAGAAAGTTTTACATCTTTATGTTTGAAGGAATTAAAGCTTTATAAAATCAGTGATGATATGAATAAGTCGCTTAATAAATTGTACGAGAGTAAAATCTTAACAGAAGATTTATATTTATTTTTAAATCAATATCGCAGATATAGAAATAGAATTGCTCATGTTTATAAACAACCATCCATAGAAGAAATAATAGAGTTTGTAAAGCAAAATAGAAATAACATAAATGAAGTTTTAAATATAATGATAAATATGTACAAAGGTTAA